The genomic interval ACCGCGATGGCTCTGGACCGCTTCTGCGCCGTGTGCCACCCGATGCGCTACAGCTCTGTGTGCAATAAGGGCCACTGGCCCTGGCTCCTTGGAGTGTTTACCTGGATGGTGGCGCTGGTGATCCCCCTCAGtctgttttttaaagacagTGATGAGCCCTATCGGTGCGGCCGGGAGCAACTGAAGAAAGGCGAACTACAGAAGGTGCTCTTTATAGGGCTGTGCACGCTGATCATTCTCTACAGCTACGTGAGGATACTCGTGGAGGGACGGCGGCTCGGGGTCCTCAATCGGAGAAATCGGGCAGGATGCAGGACGATCGCCCTTCACGGTTCCCAGCTGGCTGTCTACCTGCTCCCCAACTTTGTGAACTTTGTGCTTTCAATTCTCAACAAGCGGGATTTTATTCAGCCGGAGACCAAGGAGCTGTCCGCCGTTGTCGTTTTTGCTTTCTTCAGTCTGGCGCAGTGCTTTGCGCCAGTTGTTTACGGTTTGCGTAAAGAGGAACTTCTGGAGCAGTTGAGTCGCAGGTTCCCCTGCTGTTCCCGATATCTGAAGAGTGTCCTGGGCTGGACTGTGCGTGCTAACTGGTCTCATGTGCCCTACAGAACGAGGTATGTCCCGGCTCATCCATTCATTCAATGTATTTACAATCCTTAATGGTCAAAATTGCAATATTCCATCAGTTTCTACTTTTCTGTCTGCGTCTATAGATGATATACAGCCAAGTGACTAATTAAAGGGGAAAAGAACAGCATAAAAGCGGCTTCTAAAAGTtctaaaaaatacataaataaataataataataccccCTCATTTAATTTAAGTGTTTTGATAAAAGCGATAGAAAGAAATGTCCTTTAGGACAGACATAGAATAATGTTCAATAATGTGTGTTGTTTTCAAGTGACCCTCTCCACCTTGTGGACAGGTGCATGGATCCACTCATTCAGTTCAGGGTCGTTATCCCAGCTGCCGCAGGTCTAGATGCAGGGATCACAGAGAGACATACCAACCGTGCACGCCCACATTCACACTACAGCACGTTAAGCTAACATGGTAGGAATACCCAGAGAGAGCCCACGCAGCCACCGAGAGAACAGGCAAACTCCACACGGAACCTCCTGAACGCAGAACCGCCTGCAAAACCTCCACAATAGTCCAACAAAGTAATTAGACTGTTAGTCTAATGTCTAACTCTTGTGATCACTGCAGCATTCCCTGGGTCACAGTGCACCACTGAACTTTCAAACGTGCCTTCGTCTTTTAAGATCGATGCTCTACAGTCCTGCTTTAATATCCTGATCATTGAGTCAGGCAGTGTGATCTTCTGACATTCACCTCGCAACAAGTTGCCCCTCTGTTTTCCTTTACGCAGTGATAAGGGTCACCACAAAATTACCAAAGCTGTGCTCAGTATTTTTCAAAGTCAGCTTCATCTAAAAGCCACAGATGTTAGATATTTATTGCTTAAAGATGTTGTGCAACAAGCAGTTGCATGACATGTTACTTCACCCTCCCTCTTTCTTAACCGTTTACCCACAGTGGGTGACTCGAGCCTATTGCTGCTGTCGCTGGCCCATCACAGGGTTGAGACGGACACAGGGCCGCACGTTCTCACCTGTAGGGCTAAATTAGAACCAACGGGTAACCTAACGTGCACGTCTTTGGACTATGGATGGAAGCCGGAGCACTCAGAAACCACATAGGCCA from Pelmatolapia mariae isolate MD_Pm_ZW unplaced genomic scaffold, Pm_UMD_F_2 NODE_ptg000821l+_length_21032_cov_1, whole genome shotgun sequence carries:
- the LOC134623670 gene encoding odorant receptor 131-2-like, yielding MSRNNTTEVSDYTCVRFYVSTVSFSVLLFFNLIINWTIVREERLRRHARFVLIFHLLVSALVHLGMSSVFYYQIHLGTRLSHSACMAMITILISSASNILLTLTAMALDRFCAVCHPMRYSSVCNKGHWPWLLGVFTWMVALVIPLSLFFKDSDEPYRCGREQLKKGELQKVLFIGLCTLIILYSYVRILVEGRRLGVLNRRNRAGCRTIALHGSQLAVYLLPNFVNFVLSILNKRDFIQPETKELSAVVVFAFFSLAQCFAPVVYGLRKEELLEQLSRRFPCCSRYLKSVLGWTVRANWSHVPYRTRERTMTAQTIISLEASQVPEVPQEETQPVAVRSFSHDQSSCRGNAEDA